The following proteins come from a genomic window of Proteinivorax hydrogeniformans:
- a CDS encoding UvrD-helicase domain-containing protein has translation MNFNPEQKEAIYSENPLILISAGAGSGKTRVLTERFLNICQQKLNEFLEGSTSDIGATVKEIVAITFTEKAAREMKERIRGELNTKLEELDKLEDEKNVNIAKKFWQQQKEDLDNAYITTFHSFCHKLLTRFAFKANLPPTFTMLDDIDSTLLQSECLDEMFADKTNYYKWKDAFIYYSKEQLKRAINSVYAQICEAPEQIDIKTFFEAEEILALQQDLLLKQKASLLEKFYQKAQPCVEEFPSSSELKGKLQEYVENISNHFGKVDLNNIDYDECYELLQEVMPKRKVSSWEDKCPALFELYVDIYNPLKQKWKNIPDFPTEKREQFLSIISCFAEMLCIFDEKYTKKKIEKAALDFSDLQKKAINLLENEDVRATCRQEFKHFMVDEFQDTNKLQMKMLDYIQPRFQFIVGDEKQSIYRFRGADVTVMRGLQNKVKQSDGYINMNRNYRNCHSIIGFVNAIFSEVMRESEDNAPYSINYSPLVSNRDDKEEQEVKVELIEMTENDEEEIEKDDDSQVSEVDCYDSEFDMLTERMLEIAQSEKKLVREKDTGVWRKAQWRDFAILVPSRTGLIELEKCLKDKNIPFVVHGGIGFFAKQEVKDMLALLRWIARPWESTYIAAVLRSPIIGITLDEMFAIKACGDVDNWQGFADFIYNRCYFNESGLATQTKAKLNKFYNLFTIFVPLTPQRAFSDTLYEVFNNSGLKQTLLMQPNSLQLIKNVEKLIETMNEQNPSSLEELLEKIDVLAMLGDREGEAEAELPEGNMVHIMTVHASKGLEFPIVCLPRLNRQLQKDSGSFRFDDKMRLVAKFTQEKKNNPFSDEEIVTPGFNIVKSESDIAAAEESKRLFYVAATRARDYLIMSAKDRLQKNSWYEMLLESLDTNPGILKCMIRKNQSQVVKQSKWEQTKDEFVAQTVSEEKVAPYTFSVSEIMDFMNDRQKYYESYVLKLHPDWLREEEIKADDKAKADDKQDKFIISATDFGTVVHRACELYDQGFGEDEAVLEAISVLFDDDEIPTNIKEIKLRVMKQLENYKKIESQIPKDHISSEWSFAVEIAGAYIIGEIDKVFIKDGKHSLMDLKTNKTIDTDSYKPQVTLYKMAYEKEMGVEVEEVSLFFMNFGEKGIIKLKPEAAYEKEVEEAIKDMTQLWRSLEEQ, from the coding sequence ATGAATTTTAACCCTGAACAAAAAGAAGCCATATACAGCGAAAATCCTTTGATCCTTATTTCAGCTGGAGCGGGCTCTGGTAAAACCCGAGTGTTAACTGAAAGGTTTTTAAATATATGCCAGCAAAAACTAAACGAATTTTTAGAGGGGTCAACTTCTGATATAGGTGCTACGGTAAAAGAAATAGTGGCCATTACCTTTACGGAAAAGGCAGCTAGAGAAATGAAGGAAAGAATCAGAGGGGAACTAAATACAAAGTTAGAAGAGCTAGACAAGCTAGAGGATGAAAAGAATGTAAATATAGCTAAAAAATTTTGGCAACAACAAAAGGAAGACTTAGATAACGCTTATATAACAACTTTTCATAGTTTTTGTCATAAGCTTTTAACTAGGTTTGCTTTTAAAGCTAACTTGCCTCCCACATTTACCATGCTAGATGATATAGACTCTACCTTGCTTCAAAGCGAGTGCTTAGATGAAATGTTTGCTGATAAAACAAACTACTATAAATGGAAGGATGCTTTTATTTACTACTCAAAAGAGCAGCTAAAAAGAGCTATAAATTCCGTATATGCACAGATATGTGAAGCGCCAGAGCAAATCGATATAAAAACTTTTTTTGAAGCGGAAGAGATCTTAGCCCTGCAACAAGATCTATTGCTAAAACAAAAGGCTTCATTACTTGAAAAGTTTTATCAGAAGGCCCAGCCATGTGTAGAAGAATTTCCCTCATCTAGTGAGTTAAAGGGTAAATTACAGGAGTATGTGGAAAATATATCTAATCATTTTGGAAAAGTTGACCTTAACAACATAGATTATGATGAGTGTTATGAGTTGTTGCAGGAGGTAATGCCTAAAAGGAAGGTAAGTAGCTGGGAGGATAAATGTCCTGCTTTGTTTGAGCTATATGTAGATATCTATAACCCCTTGAAACAAAAATGGAAAAACATACCTGATTTTCCTACAGAGAAAAGAGAGCAGTTTCTAAGTATTATTAGTTGCTTTGCAGAAATGCTTTGTATTTTTGATGAAAAATATACAAAGAAAAAGATAGAAAAAGCAGCCTTGGATTTTTCTGACTTACAAAAAAAGGCCATCAATTTACTAGAAAACGAGGATGTTAGGGCTACTTGCAGGCAGGAATTTAAGCATTTTATGGTTGATGAATTTCAAGATACAAATAAACTACAGATGAAGATGTTAGACTATATACAGCCTAGATTTCAGTTTATCGTAGGTGATGAAAAGCAGTCTATTTATAGATTTAGAGGTGCTGACGTAACGGTAATGAGAGGATTGCAAAATAAGGTTAAGCAATCTGATGGATATATTAATATGAACAGAAATTATCGAAACTGTCACTCTATAATCGGTTTTGTAAATGCCATCTTCTCTGAGGTTATGAGAGAGTCGGAAGACAACGCTCCTTACAGCATTAACTACAGTCCTTTAGTTAGTAATCGGGATGATAAAGAGGAGCAAGAGGTAAAAGTAGAGCTTATAGAGATGACTGAAAATGACGAGGAAGAAATAGAAAAAGATGATGACTCACAGGTAAGCGAAGTAGATTGTTATGACAGTGAGTTTGATATGCTAACAGAGCGTATGCTTGAAATCGCCCAAAGTGAGAAAAAGCTTGTAAGAGAAAAGGACACAGGTGTTTGGCGCAAAGCTCAATGGAGAGACTTTGCAATCTTAGTTCCGTCTAGAACAGGACTTATAGAGTTGGAAAAGTGCCTTAAAGATAAGAACATACCCTTTGTGGTACATGGTGGTATAGGTTTTTTCGCAAAACAAGAGGTAAAAGACATGCTGGCATTACTTAGGTGGATTGCAAGGCCCTGGGAATCTACCTATATTGCTGCTGTTCTTAGAAGCCCTATTATAGGTATCACGTTAGATGAGATGTTTGCCATAAAAGCATGTGGCGATGTAGATAATTGGCAAGGGTTTGCAGACTTTATTTATAATAGATGCTATTTCAATGAAAGTGGGCTAGCTACACAAACTAAGGCTAAACTAAATAAGTTTTATAATTTATTTACTATTTTTGTACCTCTAACCCCACAGCGAGCGTTTTCGGATACCTTATATGAAGTTTTTAACAATAGCGGATTAAAACAGACCTTGCTTATGCAACCAAACTCGCTACAACTTATCAAAAACGTTGAAAAGCTAATAGAAACTATGAACGAGCAAAATCCCAGTTCTTTAGAGGAGCTTTTAGAAAAGATTGATGTTTTAGCGATGCTAGGGGATAGAGAGGGGGAGGCGGAAGCTGAGTTGCCTGAAGGGAACATGGTTCACATAATGACGGTTCATGCTTCTAAAGGTCTAGAGTTTCCCATAGTTTGCCTGCCCAGACTTAATCGCCAGCTACAAAAAGATAGCGGCTCTTTTAGATTTGACGATAAAATGAGGCTTGTTGCTAAATTTACTCAGGAAAAAAAGAACAATCCTTTTTCAGATGAAGAAATAGTTACGCCTGGGTTTAATATAGTTAAAAGCGAAAGTGATATAGCAGCAGCAGAGGAATCCAAACGTTTGTTCTATGTCGCTGCTACACGAGCACGAGATTATTTAATTATGTCCGCTAAGGACAGACTGCAAAAGAACTCTTGGTATGAGATGCTTTTAGAAAGCTTAGATACAAACCCCGGTATTTTAAAATGTATGATACGAAAAAATCAAAGTCAAGTTGTAAAACAAAGCAAATGGGAGCAGACAAAAGATGAGTTTGTTGCTCAAACAGTATCGGAAGAAAAGGTTGCTCCTTACACCTTTTCGGTTTCAGAAATTATGGACTTTATGAATGATCGGCAAAAGTATTACGAAAGTTACGTGCTTAAATTGCATCCTGATTGGTTAAGAGAGGAGGAAATAAAAGCTGATGATAAAGCAAAAGCCGATGATAAACAGGATAAGTTTATTATCTCAGCTACAGATTTTGGTACGGTGGTCCATAGAGCTTGCGAACTTTATGACCAGGGCTTTGGTGAAGATGAAGCTGTGTTAGAAGCAATATCTGTTTTATTTGATGACGATGAAATTCCCACTAATATTAAAGAAATTAAATTAAGAGTGATGAAGCAGCTAGAAAACTATAAAAAGATAGAAAGTCAAATCCCCAAGGATCATATAAGTAGCGAATGGAGCTTTGCTGTTGAGATTGCTGGGGCCTATATTATAGGTGAGATTGATAAAGTTTTTATAAAAGACGGCAAACACTCGCTAATGGATCTAAAAACTAATAAAACAATTGACACAGATAGCTATAAACCCCAAGTTACCCTTTATAAAATGGCATATGAAAAAGAGATGGGTGTAGAAGTAGAAGAGGTATCGCTATTTTTTATGAACTTTGGAGAAAAAGGAATCATCAAGCTGAAGCCAGAAGCAGCTTATGAAAAGGAAGTTGAAGAAGCAATTAAAGATATGACCCAATTATGGAGAAGTCTTGAGGAACAGTAG
- the istA gene encoding IS21 family transposase, whose amino-acid sequence MKIEMDMYQQIRKRYLNGESQRSIAKSLGISRQSVKKYCDGSAHPEKRKEYNRSPVKVTKEVEDFIIGCLKSDEEDNIKKQKHTAKRIYERLVDEKEFTGGESTIRNAVKKLRAEQLVPPQSNVPLSYEPGEAIQIDWGEATAYLDDKKRKLYTFCARLCYSCDIFVQVFRAANEQAFLEAQQRMFDFFGGVPRRVIFDNAKVAVKEGFGTYAKPQDKYFSFSAHYAFELEFCNPGKGNEKGLVENLVGYSRRNFLVPLPRVSSIEELNQKLLEDCLKYREKHHIKGRSNAVNVMYQEEKQFLNPIPPYRFDTSKTKIVSVDDYSTACYERNYYSVPTKYLRKDVTVKGYGNDIQIFYQNEEIATHIRNYYSGKTEYKLEHYIDLIERKPRSVFNAKPVKQNVTEELLIWGKQLPGGNREMVKLLRLCLDYGEEYILSIKEAIPGHIVPTVDMIRAHLSKPVDTPVLNLNKEIAVEEVDLNKYDKKYGMVVQ is encoded by the coding sequence GTGAAAATTGAAATGGATATGTATCAACAGATTCGCAAGCGATATCTAAACGGAGAGTCTCAAAGATCTATTGCAAAGAGTTTAGGCATCTCACGTCAATCGGTAAAAAAGTATTGTGACGGGTCAGCGCATCCAGAAAAAAGAAAGGAGTATAACAGAAGCCCAGTTAAAGTTACAAAAGAAGTAGAAGACTTTATCATAGGTTGTCTTAAGTCAGATGAAGAGGATAATATTAAAAAGCAAAAACATACTGCTAAACGCATATATGAACGACTTGTTGATGAGAAAGAATTTACAGGTGGTGAATCAACTATACGAAATGCTGTAAAAAAACTACGTGCAGAACAGTTAGTTCCACCTCAAAGCAATGTTCCTCTATCATATGAGCCAGGTGAGGCAATTCAGATAGACTGGGGCGAAGCCACAGCCTACCTCGATGATAAGAAAAGAAAATTGTATACTTTTTGCGCTAGGCTATGTTACAGCTGTGATATCTTTGTACAAGTCTTTAGAGCCGCCAATGAACAGGCTTTTTTAGAAGCGCAACAACGTATGTTTGATTTCTTTGGAGGAGTCCCCAGGCGAGTAATTTTTGATAATGCTAAAGTTGCAGTTAAAGAGGGTTTTGGAACCTATGCAAAACCACAAGATAAGTACTTTTCCTTCAGTGCCCATTATGCCTTTGAACTAGAGTTTTGTAACCCTGGTAAAGGAAACGAAAAGGGCCTTGTAGAAAACTTAGTTGGCTATTCTAGAAGAAATTTTTTAGTCCCTCTACCTAGGGTATCAAGTATAGAAGAGTTGAATCAAAAGCTACTGGAAGATTGCTTAAAGTACAGAGAAAAGCACCATATCAAAGGTCGCTCGAATGCTGTAAATGTAATGTACCAAGAAGAAAAACAGTTTTTAAATCCGATTCCCCCGTACCGGTTTGATACAAGCAAAACTAAAATTGTTTCCGTTGATGATTACTCCACAGCTTGCTATGAAAGAAACTACTACTCTGTCCCTACCAAGTATTTAAGAAAGGATGTAACTGTAAAAGGCTACGGTAATGACATCCAAATTTTTTATCAGAATGAAGAAATAGCTACACATATAAGAAACTACTACTCAGGAAAAACAGAGTATAAGTTAGAACATTACATAGACTTAATTGAAAGAAAACCACGCTCTGTTTTCAATGCTAAACCAGTTAAGCAAAATGTTACTGAAGAGCTTTTAATATGGGGCAAACAACTCCCCGGTGGTAACAGAGAAATGGTTAAACTCCTTCGCCTATGTCTAGACTATGGCGAAGAATATATACTTAGCATTAAAGAGGCGATTCCTGGGCATATTGTGCCAACTGTTGATATGATTAGAGCCCATTTAAGCAAACCTGTAGACACCCCTGTATTGAATCTAAATAAAGAGATAGCTGTCGAGGAGGTAGATTTAAATAAATACGATAAAAAATATGGAATGGTGGTGCAATAA
- the istB gene encoding IS21-like element helper ATPase IstB — protein MGEININEETIALYAKQLRVPTFNRYKDVIRQLDNNKSYDAFLIELLKMEAESRRESSQKRKIKAAKFPYMKTLDELDLSRYEHVSEACFHELGTCDFVRKRQNIVMIGNTGRGKTHFSIALGIKACMQGMNVKFYTAANLSNELIEATEYKRLLKLEKQLSKTDLLIIDEMSYLTFNRHQSELLFKVVADRAEKRSVIVSTNFKFSEWTKLFENETMVSALVDRLTFRSHVLNMNGTSYRDEYSGEQI, from the coding sequence ATGGGCGAAATAAATATTAATGAAGAGACAATTGCTTTATATGCAAAGCAACTGCGAGTTCCTACCTTCAATAGATATAAAGACGTAATTCGTCAGCTTGATAACAACAAGTCCTATGACGCTTTTCTCATTGAGCTTTTGAAAATGGAGGCAGAATCTAGAAGAGAAAGTAGCCAAAAACGCAAGATTAAAGCTGCTAAATTTCCATACATGAAAACATTAGACGAGTTAGACCTAAGCAGATATGAGCATGTGTCTGAAGCTTGTTTTCATGAACTTGGTACATGTGACTTTGTAAGAAAAAGACAAAACATCGTTATGATAGGAAACACTGGGCGAGGCAAAACTCATTTTTCTATAGCATTAGGAATAAAAGCTTGCATGCAAGGTATGAATGTTAAGTTTTATACTGCAGCCAATCTTTCTAATGAACTTATTGAGGCTACTGAGTATAAGCGCCTGTTAAAACTAGAAAAACAGCTGTCTAAAACAGACCTACTTATCATAGATGAAATGTCTTATTTAACCTTTAACAGACATCAGTCTGAACTGCTATTTAAGGTTGTAGCAGATCGTGCTGAAAAGCGAAGTGTAATAGTATCCACTAACTTTAAGTTTTCAGAATGGACGAAGCTATTTGAAAATGAAACAATGGTATCTGCGCTTGTTGATAGACTTACATTTCGCTCTCACGTACTAAATATGAACGGAACCTCATATCGCGATGAGTACTCTGGTGAGCAAATATAA